One Amycolatopsis sp. NBC_00355 genomic window carries:
- a CDS encoding MFS transporter codes for MNLAQAVPTSVAQGLDPRRWKALILLCTANFMVILDAQIVIMGLPSISADLKLSPVEGQWALSANLLTFGGLLLLGGRAADLLGRRKVFAIGTALFLAVSLLSGLAWNGEVLLIARSLHGVSAALMAPTALSILTNTFPEGRERNKAFAAWSGIASIGATVGLLLGGTLIDWLGWQSIFFVNVPVALIMLILTPVLLRESKDAGKQRTFDVAGAVVSTGALGLLVYILVEAPTKGWLSFHTIGLAAVFVVLVALTVVIEKRSKAPLVPLRLFKSPALVGGNLVTGITAMLAFGMSVVISQYSLGVLKYTALEFGLTQAAMPVAAVAGAYIAQAVLARVGIRPVAVTGVVLLGLGCLLLTGISPDGSYWGDVFPGLILFGLGLGGGPVALAAAALGGIAKRDAGIASGFNTAAFQVGGAIGVGVVSTIIASHMAQAATNPGAVMDGFSQGLVACVIFAAVGLVLALVLLRKPKGGLQVVPEQRTPSAH; via the coding sequence GTGAACCTCGCCCAAGCAGTCCCCACTTCGGTGGCGCAGGGTCTGGACCCGCGTCGCTGGAAAGCCCTGATTCTGCTCTGCACGGCCAACTTCATGGTGATCCTGGACGCCCAGATCGTCATCATGGGCCTGCCGTCGATCTCGGCGGACCTCAAGCTGTCCCCGGTCGAGGGACAGTGGGCCCTGTCGGCCAACCTGCTGACCTTCGGAGGGTTGCTGCTGCTCGGCGGCCGCGCCGCCGACCTGCTCGGCAGGCGGAAGGTGTTCGCCATCGGCACCGCCCTGTTCCTGGCGGTCTCGCTGCTGTCCGGGCTCGCCTGGAACGGCGAGGTACTGCTGATCGCCCGGTCGCTGCACGGCGTCTCCGCGGCGCTGATGGCGCCGACCGCGCTGTCGATCCTGACGAACACGTTCCCCGAAGGCCGTGAGCGCAACAAGGCGTTCGCCGCGTGGTCCGGCATCGCGTCGATCGGCGCCACCGTCGGCCTGCTGCTCGGCGGCACGCTGATCGACTGGCTGGGCTGGCAGTCGATCTTCTTCGTCAACGTCCCGGTCGCGCTGATCATGCTGATCCTGACCCCGGTCCTGCTGCGCGAGAGCAAGGACGCCGGCAAGCAGCGCACGTTCGACGTCGCGGGGGCCGTGGTCAGCACCGGCGCGCTCGGCCTGCTGGTCTACATCCTGGTCGAAGCACCGACGAAGGGCTGGCTCAGCTTCCACACGATCGGCCTGGCGGCGGTCTTCGTCGTGCTGGTCGCGCTGACCGTCGTCATCGAGAAGCGCTCGAAGGCCCCGCTGGTGCCGTTGCGGCTGTTCAAGTCGCCGGCCCTGGTCGGCGGCAACCTGGTCACCGGGATCACCGCGATGCTCGCGTTCGGCATGTCCGTGGTGATCTCGCAGTACTCGCTGGGCGTGCTGAAGTACACCGCGCTCGAATTCGGGCTCACCCAGGCGGCCATGCCGGTCGCCGCGGTGGCCGGGGCGTACATCGCCCAGGCGGTGCTGGCCCGCGTCGGCATCCGGCCCGTCGCCGTCACCGGCGTCGTGCTGCTCGGCCTGGGCTGCCTGCTGCTGACCGGGATCTCGCCGGACGGCAGCTACTGGGGCGACGTCTTCCCGGGCCTGATCCTGTTCGGCCTGGGCCTCGGCGGCGGCCCGGTCGCACTGGCCGCGGCGGCGCTGGGCGGCATCGCCAAGCGCGACGCGGGCATCGCGTCCGGCTTCAACACGGCGGCTTTCCAGGTGGGCGGCGCGATCGGCGTCGGGGTCGTCTCGACGATCATCGCGTCCCACATGGCCCAGGCGGCGACCAACCCGGGCGCCGTGATGGACGGCTTCAGCCAGGGCCTCGTGGCGTGCGTGATCTTCGCGGCGGTCGGCCTGGTGCTGGCGCTCGTGTTGCTGCGCAAGCCGAAGGGCGGCCTGCAGGTGGTGCCGGAGCAGCGGACGCCGTCCGCGCACTGA